A single region of the Lycium barbarum isolate Lr01 chromosome 2, ASM1917538v2, whole genome shotgun sequence genome encodes:
- the LOC132628731 gene encoding uncharacterized protein LOC132628731 → MKEDDVYKTAFRTHVGHYKFRLMPFGLTNAPATFQALMNQNFQPYLRKFVLVFFDDILIYSVSLEEHVAHLVAAFELLRAHLLLAKKSKCSFGQKQVEYLGHVITKGGVSTDPSKIQAMVEWPKPFSIKSMKGFLGLTRYYRKYVAGYSTICRPLTDLLKKDASRWNDKADLAFTALKKATNTPVLVLPDYSKEFIVETDASNGGIGAVIIQRDKPVALFSKVQEVTESYADDLQARELITQLTVDLISKFHDSPLGGHSGQLGTLKRLSQIFYWPKMKQMAWSHISMDFIEGLPISKNKEVILVVVDRMTMYVHFIALSHPFIAVTVAENFWKKLHSLHGTPESIVTDRDKIFLSNFWQEMFKLLGTQLYYSTAYHPQSDGQTERVNKCLENYLRCMTSNRPTKWKQWLSTAEWWYNTNFHTSLQCTPFEALYSYFPPQLSLGPFLETIVPAAEDAVMLRQQMQQLLKDHLSKAQERMKYYADQRRNDREFAVGDMVYLKLQPYRQTFIALRRNLKLISKYYGPYHV, encoded by the exons ATGAAGGAAGATGATGTAtacaaaacagctttcagaactcaCGTggggcattataagtttagattAATGCCATTTGGGTTAACAAAtgctcctgcaacatttcaagcCTTGATGAATCAaaattttcagccttatctgAGGAAGTTTGTGCTAGTTTTCTTTGATGATATACTCATATACAGTGTGTCATTAGAAGAGCATGTTGCTCATCTAGTTGCTGCATTTGAATTGCTAAGAGCTCACTTACTCTTAGCTAAGAAATCAAAGTGTTCCTTTGGTCAGAAACAAGTTGAATATTTAGGTCATGTGATCACCAAGGGAGGAGTTTCTACTGATCCTTCCAAGATACAAGCTATGGTTGAATGGCCTAAACCATTTTCAATCAAGAGTATGAAGGGATTCTTGGGATTGACTAGGTACTATAGAAAATATGTTGCTGGTTATAGCACCATCTGTAGACCCTTAACTGATCTCTTGAAGAAAGATGCTTCTAGATGGAATGACAAAGCTGACTTAGCTTTCACAGCTCTTAAAAAGGCAACAAATACTCCAGTTTTGGTCTTACCAGACTACTCTAAGGAGTTTATAGTTGAGACTGATGCTAGTAATGGAGGAATTGGGGCTGTAATAATACAAAGAGACAAACCTGTTGCATTATTTAGCAAG GTGCAAGAGGTTACTGAAAGTTATGCAGATGATCTACAAGCTAGAGAATTGATTACTCAACTTACTGTAGAC CTGATCTCCAAATTTCATGACTCTCCATTAGGTGGCCATTCTGGTCAGCTAGGAACTCTTAAAAGACTGTCTCAAATATTTTATTGGCCTAAAATGAAGCAGATG GCTTGGAGTCACATCAGCATGGACTTCATTGAAGGGTTGCCTATATCCAAGAACAAAGAGGTAATATTAGTGGTAGTAGATAGAATGACCATGTATGTACATTTTATAGCCTTATCCCATCCATTTATTGCTGTTACTGTGGCTGaaaatttttggaaaaaattGCATAGCTTACATGGAACACCTGAGTCAATTGTCACTGATAGAGACAAGATATTTCTTAGCAACTTTTGGCAAGAAATGTTCAAACTATTGGGTACTCAGCTTTACTACAGCACAGCTTACCACCCACAAAGTGATGGTCAAACTGAGAGAGTAAACAAATGCTTAGAGAACTACTTGAGGTGTATGACTTCTAATAGACCAACTAAGTGGAAGCAGTGGTTGTCAACTGCTGAATGGTGGTATAACACTAATTTTCATACTAGTCTGCAGTGCACCCCCTTTGAAGCCTTATATAGTTACTTTCCACCTCAACTGTCTTTGGGGCCTTTTCTTGAAACCATAGTTCCAGCAGCTGAGGATGCTGTCATGTTGAGGCAACAAATGCAACAACTACTCAAAGACCATTTGAGTAAAGCTCAAGAAAGAATGAAATATTATGCTGATCAAAGGAGGAATGACAGAGAGTTTGCAGTTGGTGATATGGTTTACTTGAAGTTGCAACCTTATAGACAGACTTTCATTGCATTAAGAAGGAATCTCAAACTCATTTCTAAGTACTATGGGCCTTACCATGTATGA
- the LOC132626726 gene encoding calcium-binding protein CP1-like codes for MCPTGSALHSKATGKPNLRSAFDVLDVGRDGKISTNDLRTSYGEFLGDSEDDVIGTMMTVADSNKDGYVEFEEFQKVLDSSRRVNVMEDVFKVMNKDGDGKVGAEDLKSYLNFAGLQADDDVKAMIKLGRGDNDENGGVTYEGFLKILSL; via the coding sequence ATGTGTCCAACGGGAAGTGCTTTGCATTCTAAGGCCACAGGAAAGCCAAATCTCCGGTCAGCATTCGACGTTTTAGACGTTGGCCGTGATGGAAAGATAAGCACCAACGATCTCCGAACATCATACGGCGAATTCCTCGGAGATTCCGAGGATGACGTCATTGGTACCATGATGACGGTTGCAGATTCCAACAAAGACGGGTACGTCGAATTCGAGGAATTCCAGAAGGTTCTGGATAGTTCTAGAAGGGTGAATGTAATGGAAGATGTTTTCAAGGTGATGAATAAAGATGGTGATGGCAAAGTTGGGGCTGAGGATCTTAAGAGTTATCTGAATTTTGCTGGGCTTCAAGCTGATGATGATGTTAAGGCCATGATTAAATTGGGCCGTGGTGATAATGATGAAAATGGTGGTGTTACCTATGAAGGGTTTCTCAAGATTTTGTCTCTTTGA